Below is a window of Haloterrigena alkaliphila DNA.
CGAGATCACCCGCGCCTACCTCCGGGCCCACGACGGCGACTTCGACGAGGATCCGGCCCACGAACTCGCCCTCGTCGAGAACGCCGACGTCTACCTCTCGCTCGGCGGTGGGCGCAACACGAGCGCGACGGCGGACGTACCCGGCGAGATGCGTCGGGCCCACCGCAGCGCCAGAACCGGGATCCGCGAAACGCGTCTCGACACGCGCTGGGTGTCGACGGTCCACCCGACCCGGTCGCTCGCCCAGCAGGCCACCATGGCCTACGAGGAGTACCAGGACTTCGCGTACAGCGCGATCCTCCGGGACTGGGAGTCGCTGGCCGACGAGATGGCGCGGATGAAGGACCTGCTCGACGAGGGGTCGGAGGTCCGACTGGTCTCTGCCGGCACCGACCTCACCATGCGGATCGAGGGCCGCACGGCGGTCAACAGCGCCGCCTCGGTCGCGTACGACTCGCACAACCTCCCCAGCGGCGAGGTCTTCACCGCGCCATACGCCACCGAGGGCGAGGTAACCTTCGACGTCCCGATGACGCTGCACGGCGAGTCGGTCCGAAACGTCCGCCTCGAGTTCGAGGCCGGCGAGGTGGTCGACTACGAGGCCGAACAGGGCGAGGCGGTGATCGGCGAGATCCTCGAGACCGACGACGGCGCGCGCCGACTGGGCGAACTGGGGATCGGCATGAACCGCGGGATCGACCGCTACACGGACAACATCCTCTTCGACGAGAAGATGGGCGACACGATCCACCTCGCGCTCGGCCGGGCCTACGACGCGAACCTCCCCGAGGGCGAGTCGGGCAACGACTCCGCGGTCCACGTCGACCTGATCACCGACGTGAGCGAGGACTCGCGCCTCGAGATCGACGGCGACGTCGTGCAACGAAACGGTCGGTTTCGGTGGGAGTAGCGTGGTTCGGAACGAACGTAGTGAGTGAGAACCACGGATACCGAACGGTGAGCGTAGCGAACCGTGAGGAATAACGAGGGATCGAAGATCCCTCGAACGAACGGGCGCTACGCGCCCGTGAGTAGCGCGGTTCGGAGGCCCGAAGGGCCGAGAACCGCAGACACCGAACGGTGGGCGCAGCGAACCGTGAGGAGGGTGGGTTCGAGGCGGAACGATCGGGCTCGCTCGGCAGGATTGATCGCCCCCTCCTCAGACGACCGTAGAACCGGTGGTAGCGTCCAATTAACCGACCATTGGGCACTGTCAACGATTACCGTTCGATTTCGAAGCCGCCGCATAATAATGTAGGATCGCGCCCACAGATCGAGTACCGCCGTGACCGGTGGCGGAAGATAACCGGTCGGGACTCGCTGCGCGTCCCGTTATGTTCACAGTTGTCTGCCCGCCCTGCCGGAGGCGGTTCGTATCCGGCACTCGCGGTTCTCGAGGCGTCCAGTTCGATAGTCTCTCGAGTCTCGAGTCCGTACGTCGGCCATGCGCGATCAGCTCCGGGCCGGGGCCGCGATCTACAACGCGGGGCACTACCACGCGGCCCACGACGCCTGGGAGGCCCACTGGCTCGACCTCGAGGCCGGAACCGACGACGAGCGACTGCTCCACGGGCTGATCCAGTTCACGGCCGCGGTCCACCACGCCCGCGAGCGCAACTGGGAGGGAGCCGTCGGCCTGGCCGACAGCGCGCTCGAGTACCTCGACGGGTTGCCTCCAAACTACCGCGATGTCCGGCTCTCGCCGGTCCGATCGTTTCTCGAGGCGCTCGCGGCCGATCCGGAACTCGTCGAGCGCCGGCCACCGGTTCGCCTCGAACACGAGGGCGAGGTTCCGACGCTCGCGGACATCGGGTTCGCGCCGACGGCGATCGCGGCGACCGTCCTCGCCGGGGAACTGGGCTACGACGCCGAACCGATCGAGCAGGCCCGCGCGTACGCCCGCAGCGACCTCGAGGCCGGCGACGACGGCAGTCTGTTCATCAGCCTGCTGTTCGACTTCGTCCGCGAGGACGATCACCGCGGGATCGTCTATCAGCGCCTGACCGACCACGTCGGCCGCCGCGAGGCCCGCGAGTCCGACGTGGAGGGCCTGTTCTGAGGAACGTGGATCACCGTGAGTCTTACTCGTGGCCCGCGATCGGCAGCGGCTCGTAGGGTTCCTCGAGGTAGGCGATGTCCGACGCCGACAGCGAGACGTCCAGCGCCTCGACGGCCTCCTCGAGGTGCTCGACGCTGGTCGTACCGACGATGGGCGCGTCGACCCAGTCCTTGTGGAGCAGCCACGCGAGGCTGAGCTGGGCCATCGTGACGCCCTTCTCGGCGGCCAGTTCCTGCACGCGCTCGTTGATCTCCTCGCCGCCGCCCTGCAGGTAGGGAATCTGCTCGAGGTACTGGTCCGTCTGCCCGCGCGTCGTCGACTCGATTTCGGTGTGAGGGCGCGTGCCGACGCCGCGGGCCAGCGGCGACCACGGGATCACGCCGATCCCCTCCTTCTCACAGAGCGGCAGCATCTCCCGCTCTTCCTCGCGGTAGAACAGGTTGTAGTGGTTCTGCATCGTCGCGAACCGCTCGAGGCCCAGTCGGTCGCTGGTCTGCAGGGCCTCGGCGAACTGGTGGGCCCACATCGAGGAGGTGCCGACGTAGCGAACCTTGCCGCGCCGGACGGCGTCGTCCAGCGCCCGCAGCGTCTCGTCGATCGGCGTGTCGTAGTCCCACCGGTGGGTCTGGTAGAGGTCGACGGTCTCGAGGCCGAGCCGGTCGAGGCTGGCCTCGAGTTCCTGCTCGATGGCCTTCCGCGAGAGCCCGCTGGCGTTGGGGTTGTCGGGATCCATCTCCGCGTAGACCTTCGTCGCGACGACCTGCGCGTCCCGGTCGTAGTCGGCGAGGACGTCGCCGAGGATCTCCTCGGACTCGCCCGTCGAGTAGACGTTCGCCGTGTCGAAGAAGTTGATCCCGAGGTCGATCGCGCGCTCGATCAGTTCGGTGCTCTCCTCGCGCTCGAGCATCCACTCCCGGCCGCTGCCGAAACTCATGCAGCCGAGTCCGATGCGACTGACGGACATGCCGGTCGATCCGAGCGTGGTGTACTCCATAGGCAGTGTTGGACGGGCCGACGACAAAACCTCGTGGCTCGCCGGAACGGGTTGCTGGCTCTCGCCTCCGTGCGCTCGAGTGCGAAAACGGCTCTCAGTCGTGGCGCGCGGAGTTGTCCCGCGGCTCGTACCCCAGAACCTCCTTCGCGCGCTCGAGCGAGTAGTACTTCCGATCGTTGTCGGAGATGCCGTAGACGATCTCGTACTCGTAGTCGGCCCGGATGCAGCGATCGAACAGGTGCGCGCAGTCCCGGTAGGAGAGCCACATCGCCTGCCCGCGCTCGTAGTCGATCGGCGGGTGCCCCTCGGTGAGGTTACCGATGCGGACGTTGACCACCGAGAGATCGTACTCGTCGTGGTAGTACCGACCCAGCGTCTCGCCGGCGGCCTTCGAGACGCCGTAGAGGTTGCCCGGTCGGGGGAGTTCCGTCCCGTCGAGGAGGTAGTCGTCGTGTGGACGGTACAGGTCGGGCGTGCGCTCCTCGGTTTCGTAGGCGCCGACCGCGTGGTTCGAGGAGGCGAAGGCGACCTTCTCGACGCCGGCGTCGACGGCGGCCTCGAAGACGGTCCGGGTGCCGTCGATGTTGTTCGTCAGGACGCTGTCCCACGGCGCCTCCGGGCGCGGATCGCCCGCGAGGTGGATCACGACGTCGATGCCGTCCATCGCCTCGCGGACGGCCTCCATCTCGGTGATGTCCGCGACGACGAACTCGCCCGGGTAGTCCTCCGTCGGCGGATCGCGATCCAGCAAGCGCCACTCGTGTTCGTCCGCGAGGCCGCCGAGGATGGCCTCTCCGACCCGCCCCGCAGCCCCAGTAAGCAGGACTGACTGTGCCATTCGTTCGGTGGAAAGGAAAGCGGCGATAAGAAGCATGCGGTTCCGCGGCAGTTCGGTCGGGGGTAGCACGCTCCCGTCGAGTTCCTCCGTTCGCCGTTCTCTCGGTATCGGTATCTCGTCCGCGTCTCTCTTTCGCCCGCTGATCTCGTGCCGTGGCGCGCGCTGTCGGGGGGCCGAGCGATAGCGAGGCCGACCGACGTACTTGCGCGAGGGATGAGCGAGGGAGCGGGGCGACCGAGCGAATCGGCTGGGGAGGGCGTGGCGATTCCCCGTTGCCACGATCGCAGACCGCTCGTTGTTCGGACGGCGGCTCGTCACCGTTCGTACCGCCTTTCGATCCGACCGCGAGAGTCGCGCGCATCGCAACTCCCTTCCCGAGCGCACGCGAGCACTCGAGCATGACGACCGATTCCGACGAGTCCGATCCGACGGACGCCGAGGCCGCGTGCTTCGAGGCCGGCATCAAGTTCGGCACGCTCTACCACCAGTTCGCCGGAACGCCGATCTCGCCGGACAGCGCCGCGAGTCTCGAGCGGGCGATGGAAGAAGCGATCGAGAACCAGCCCCACTGTACCGAGGTGACCGTCGCCGTCCGGACCGACGAACTCGAGGCCGAACTCGCCGACTCGGCGGCCGACTACACCGAACTGACGGGGCGATTCCTCGAGGTCGAAATCGTAGTCGACTACGAGGGCTGTGAGGTCGTCACGCGAATGGCGATGGAGGACGGCTACCCGCTGATGCGCGTCGAATCGGTTCGGGGTCGCGACTCGTCAGCTGACTGAATTAGTTGTGGGACTCGAGAAGTCCGTTCAGTCGACGTGCGAATGGACCGATGCTGCGATTGAAGCGGCGGGTGCAGCGAAGCGTCTTGCTATCGTGGCAACAGGGAATCGCCACGCCCTCCCCAGCCGATTCACTCGGTCGCTTCGCTCCCTCGCTCATCCCTCGCGCAGCATCGCTGACCGCCCTCGCTTTCGCTCGGTCGGTCACCAGCGCGCGCCACCGCACGCCTGTTCCCAGACCGGAGTCATATAGAGTAGATCCGATTCGCGTGGGCGTGAATCACGAGACGGCCCGGCAGTCGTCGAAATCGAGTCCCGTTGTTTTCGAAATACAGCCGACATTCGGCCGATATCGATCCGCTCGAGTCGCTTTTCACTTTCACTTTCGGGCGACCTTTTAACCCCAGCCCCCGTGAAGGAGATGACATGAGCCAAGCGACGTTCGGCGACGACGAGGAACTGTTCGGCGAGGCCGCCAACGAGATGCGCGAGGACGTCGAATCCTCGCTCGAGGAGGGGTGGGCGGCACTCCCCGGCGCCGACGACATCTGGGAGACCGACGCCGACAACGTGCTCGGCGTGCTCAACGGGCTCAACTCCGCGCTGGACGCCGGCGACGCCGAGGACAGCCTCCGCGACGCGAAGAAGTGGTTCACGATGGGCCAGCGCGCCGACGCCTTCGAGGACGCCGACGATCTCGAGGAGGAGATCGCCGACCTCGAGGCGGCCATCACGGACATCGCCGAGGCGGGCGAACAGGTCGGCGAACTCACCTCGACGATCCCGGCGCTCCGGGGGACCCTCGAGGACGCCGGTCCCGACGCCGACGCGGACGAGGACGACGAGGAAGCTGAAGCCGAGGAGGAGGCCGAGGCCGACGAAGACGACGCCGAAGAAGACGAAGAGTAACGGGTCCACCGAAACGGGCAGGCGTCCGATCTCGGTTCCTCGCCGTCGTCCTCGAGTCGCACCCCTCGCTTTGCACCCTCTCGAGTCGTACCCCTCGAGTCGAGTCGCTCTCGTGAGTACGGCCGCAGGTCACCGCTATTCCCGGCGCGGGGGCCGCGAGACGTCTCGCTCGGCGACCGCCTCGAGCAGCCGCGCCAGCCCGTCGGCCGCGAGCTCGAGCAGTTCCTCGCCCCGCCGCGCGTCCCCGTCTTCGGGGTCGCCAACGACGCCGTTGTCGGTGAACTCCGCCGCGTCGTAGGCCAGATTCGCGTAGCTCGTCCAGTCCCCCCAGCTCTCGGCGCGCCCGTCGCGGGCCTCGTCGATCCGATCCTCGCGGACGAGTTCCGGCTCGCAGTGCCGGAGGAGGGCCGTCTCGAGCGGGCCGCCGTGGCCCATCTCGGCCGTGTGCTCGCCGACGGCCTCGAACCAGGTGAAGGGGACGGCGTAGGCGTCGCCGTCGCGGGTGATCCGGGCGCCGACCTCCCGCAGGGCGTCGACGTTGCCGCCGTGGCCGTTGACGATGACGACGCGGTCGAAGCCGTGGTGGGCGAGGCTCTCGACGGCCTCGCGCACGTAGTTTCGAAACGTGTCCGCGGAGACCCACATCGTGCCCGGGAACTGGCGGTGTTCTTCGGCGATACCGACCGGAATCGCCGGCGCGCGCACGACCTCGCGCTCGACGCGCTCGAGGCCGGCGTCGGCGACCGCCTCCGCGGTCACGACGTCCGTGCCGAGGGGGGCGTGGGGCCCGTGTTGTTCCGTGCTGCCGACGGGGACGACCGCCAGATCGGTCTCGCAGTCGCGGACGTCCGTCCACGTCGCGTCGCGTAGGTCCATGCGCGAGTACTCCCACGGAGCGAACATGAAAGTTCCGCGGTCGTCGGGGGATCCGGTCCGTCGCCAGTACACCCGTTCAGTCTCCGGAAGCGGTGGCGAACGCAGGGCTAACCGGTTTCCGCGGGCGCACTCAATCCTTCGCACATGACTGATGAGGACCGCCAAAGCGGCGTCGACATCGGCGATCTCGGCGACGAACTCGAGTCCGCGGACTACCCGTTGAGCGAGGACGAACTCCTCGAGCGCTACGGCGACGAGGAGATCGAGATGGAAGGGAACACGACGACGCTCGAGGAACTCATCGGGCCGATGGGTGTCGAGGAGTATCAGGATTACGGGGAGGTCGAGAACGCGATCATGAACATGGTCGGCGACGAGGCGATCGGACGGAAGAACTACAGCGACCGCACCCCGCCCGCGGCGGGCGAGCAGCGACAGGACGAGGGCGCGCCGGACCAGGGCGACCAGGAAGGTCAGGAGTCGTTCTAACGGCCATGTTCGTCGGTTTGGTACTCAGTTGATGAGAAAGAGGACCACCGAACCCAGCCCTACGACGACCGCCGGAGTCACGGCCCGATCGACCGGGACGTCGTGCGTCTCAGCGATTCCGTAGGTGAGAATGTAGACGCTCCAGACCGTCGTCGCGAGCACCAGGAGTATCGGGACGATTCCCATGCCGGCCTGTGACGCGACGCTATCGAACTCGGCGGCCAGCCGGTCGGGATCGGAACCGTTGAACGAGAGTTGCCGGACCGTCCACCAGCCGTAGAGTGCGCTCGGAACGAGGGAGACGAGTTCCGGAGCGTAGGCCCAACCGGCGACGCTGAGAGCGTCGGTGAACGTTCCCGGACCGTTCGAGCCGCTGGTCCCGTAATGCATGATCGCGGCGACGACGAGCCACGCGATGACGATGACGATCGTGGTGATCACGATTATCCCGGTGATGGCCGACATGATCTGCTGCTCGAGTCGCGGGCCCAGATCGTGCACCTGAGCGAATAGGAGTCTGATGGCGACGGACAACCAAGCGATTTCTAGGACGACGAAGAGGACGAAGACGCCGATCCCCCTGTTCTGTGCGGTGGCGCGGCTTGTGCGAGCGAAGTACTCCGCGGGATCAAACAACGGTGTTCGCGGGGCCATATCTCTCCTACCAAACAAAAATAATAAAAATCCACGAATTTACAACAAAATCACATATCAGTCGTCATCGTCACCGACGTCCACGTCGACTTCCGTCCGCGCCTGCCGGCGCTGGGCGCGCTCGATGAACTCCTGGGGCAGTTCGTCGATCTCACCGGCCTGGACCCCCCAGAGGTGCGAGTAAAGGCCGTCGTTCTCGAGTAGTTCCCCGTGGGTGCCGCGCTCGACGACCTCGCCGCCCTCGAGGACGAGGATCTGGTCGGCGTCCCTGATCGTCGAGAGGCGGTGGGCGATGGCGAAGGTGGTGCGGTCGGCGGCGAGTTCGTCGATCGAGCGCTGGATGAGCATCTCCGTCTCGGTGTCGACGTCGCTGGTCGCCTCGTCGAGGACGAGGATGTCCGGGTCCTTGAGGATCGCCCGCGCGATGGAGATGCGCTGACGCTGGCCGCCCGAGAGTTTGACGCCGCGTTCGCCGACCTCGGTGTCGTACCCCTCGGGGAGATTTTGAATGAAGTCGTGGGCCTCGGCCATCTTCGCGGCCTCGATCACGTCCTCGCGGTCGGCGTCGAAGGTGCCGTACTTGATGTTCTCCTCGACGGTGCCGTAGAAGAGGAAGGTGTCCTGACTGACGTAGCCGATCGACTCCCGAAGGCTCGCGATGGTGACGTCGCGGACGTCCTGTCCGTCGACGGTGATCGCCCCCTCGTCGACGTCGTACATCCGCAGGAGGAGTTTGAGGACCGTCGACTTGCCGGCGCCCGTCGGACCGACGAGGGCCAGCGTTTCGCCGCCCGCGACGGTGAAGTCGACGTCTTCGATGATGATCTCCTCGTCTTCATCGTAGCCGAACGTGACGTCGTCGTACTCGACGCGACCCTCCGTTACCTCGAGGGCGGGCGCGTCGGGGTTCTCGGCGACCTGACTCGGTTCGTCCATCAGGCCGAACATCCGGGCCGAGGAGGCGCGGGCGCGCTGGTACATGTTGATGATCTGCCCGAACTGGGCCATCGGCCAGATAAAGCGCTGCGTGTAGAGGATGAAGACGACGAACTCGCCCTCGCTCAGCGTGCCGGTGAAGGGGCCGGGCGGCCCCTGAAAGACCCACAGGCCACCGACGAGGAAGGTGACGACGAAGCCGATGCCGGCGATGACCCGCAGGCCGGGGAAGAACTTGATGCGGGTCTCGATGGCGTCCCAGTTAGCGTCGAAGTAGTCCCGCGAGACGTCCTCGACGCGGTCGGACTCGTACTCCTCGGTGGTGCTCGACTTGATCACCTGGATCCCGCCGAGGTTGTTCTCCAGTCGCGAGTTGACCTTCCCGACGGTCGAGCGGACGGCGGCGTACTTCGGCTGGATGACCTTGACGAACAGGTAGGTGAAGACGGCGATCAGCGGCACCGGGAGCAGGGCAACCAGCGCGAGCTGCCAGTTGTACGCGAAGAGGATGGCGCCGATGCCGAGGACCATCACCGCCAGCCGGAACAGGGAGTTCATCCCGTCGTTGAGAAAGCGCTCGAGGCGGTTGACGTCGTTCGAGAGGATGGACATCATCTCCCCGGTCTGCTTGTCGGCGAAGAAGTCCATGTTCAGCCGCTGCATCTTGTCGTAGGTGTCGGTCCGGATGTCGTGCTGGATGTTCTGGGCGAAGGCGTTGAAGCCCCAGTTGCGGAGCCAGTGGAAGGTCGCGCCGAGGAAGAACGCGGCGGCGATGACGCCGACGGTCAGGTAGAACTGTCCGACCTGCGTCGCGGGGACGTACGGGGCGACGAGGCCGCCGCCGAAGGGGAGGGCGTCCGCGTACTCGGTTTCGCCGCGAAACACCGCGTCGAGCGCGACCGCCAGCATGATCGGCGGGAGCAGATCCAGAATTCGGGCGAAGGTACTCGCGACAACGCCGACGACCGCCTGAAACGTGTAGTTGCGTCCGTACTCGAGGAACAGCCGCTTCATCGGGTTCTCGATCTCCTCGCGCTGTTCCTCGAACGGGTCGTCCTCGTCCCAGTCGGCGCCACTCCCGCTCATTGTCCTCGCCTCCGGGACGGCCGCCAATAAGGGTTGCTACGAATCGAAACAGTAGCGCGCGGGGGCGGTCGCCGTCTCACTCGTAGTCGATTTCGATCCGGTCGCCGGCCGCCATCCCCGTCTCGTTGGCGTACCCCCGCGGAACCTCGAGGACCCACTTCGCCGTGCCGGCGTACTCGAGTTCCTCGCCGTCCTCACCGGGGCCGGGTGCGCGGGCGTGTTCGATCGACGTGATCTCGCCGTCGGCGTCGACGAAGACGATGTCGATGTCGAACTCCATCTCCCGCATCACGTAGGTTCGCTCGCCCTCGTCGTCGTGGACGAACAGCATCCCTTCGCCGGCCTCGAGCGACTCGTGGTCGCTCAACCCGGTGTAGCGCTCCTTCGGGGTGTCCGCGACCTCGACCTCGACGGTCGCGAGTTCCTCGCCGGTCTCGCCGTCGACGACGCGGACGGTGCCCGCGTCTACGGTCCACGGCGGCGTGACCAACCCCATCTGGAGAACGAGGACCGCGATCACGGCGACGGCTGCGACCGCGAAGAGGGCCTTCTGGACGCGCTCGAGGGCCATGGCTGCTCCTCGGCCGCGAGAAAGTAAAGGTTATTCGGACGGGGTGACTTGGTTCGGATGCGGGCTCGTGGTCTAGCTGGTTATGACGCGGCCTTTACAAGGCCGAGGTCGGTGGTTCGAACCCGCCCGAGCCCACTATTGCTGTCGCGAACAATCCGTGAGCGGCAGCAATATGACGCGAGTGGCGGGTTCGAACCCTGCAAGTCACAGCGCTCGAGCGAATGCGAGAGCGACCGTTTTGCTTCGGTTCGAACCCGATCGAGCCTATTTCGGGGACGAACGTTAGTGAGCCACAGAAATGGAGGGCGGTTCGAACGAGACCGAGATTCTGGCTACAGGCGGAGGTTCTCGGACGTTGTTCGAACCCGCTCGAGCCCGTCTCTCGGCCACGAACACTCGTGTCTCGAGTCCGATGGGTCGTCGGCGACACGGCTGTTACTACTCCCGTGTTCACAACAGCGTTTAAGGGCGTCACAGCGTACGGGTGCTGATGACGTGTGATGTCTGTGGCGAGGCTATCGAAGGGGTGCGACTGTACAAAGCGAGTACGAGCAAAGGACGGACGGGCGGTCTCGATGTCTTTCACCGGAATTGCGCACCGTAGGCGAGATAGCTGCTCCGGATTCCGTTCAGGCCAGTTCCGGCCTCGAGCCCAGGGTCACGCCGTGTGAGCGGACGCGACGTGGAACTGATGTTCCACGAACCGACACCTGGCTGGTACGAACTGGCTAGAGTAGGTCATGCACGCCGTTGTCTGACTGGCGACGGACGAGTAACGCGGGACTAGGGGCGTCGCAGTAGCTATCGAGCCGTTAGAATGCCTCTTTGAAGAGAGAAGCACGATCGGTCCCCGGTCGCTACCGCGGGTCGATTTCGCGGCGCAAAACGGCGGCGCTGCCCTCGAGCCAACCGAATCGAGCGTCGGTGTCCGTGCGCGGCCGTCAGTGTTTGAGTCGGGCGACGTTCTCCCGAACCCGGCCCAGCAGCCCGTCGCCGGACTCGTGTTCGAGGGCGGCGTGGAGCGTCGAGTTCTCCGGTTCGTCCTTGACGACGACCCGGAGGTAGGGCTCGAGCTGGTCGAAGTTGCTCGCGAGGACGACGGTGTGGTTCTCCTCGTCGTGGTCGACGACGCCCGCGTCGGCCAGTTTCGGGACGTGACACTGGACCGAGGAGACGTAGACGCTCTTGTACTCGTTTTTGGCTACTTCGTCCGGTGGTACGTCGTGTTCCCAGCCGGCCACCTGCTCGGCCAGCGCGGAGAGCTCGATCGGGTCTTCCTGCCCGCGGAGCGCGTAGAGGAGATATCGTCGCCGGCGGTTAGCCAGCAGCTCGAGGATGGTATCTGCAGAGAGTTCCTGCTCCTCCTGACTCGAGGCAAGTGCTTCCATAACACGATGTTACTCGCCAGACCGGAAAAGGGTGTCTTGAATATCTATAATTCCAACAGACTGGCGTCAATGATTGATAAACTCGTTTGTATTCTCCACGTTACCGATCGATATGGTGTCCTAACCGAACCGATGGTGGGCGGATCGGGTATCGGATCTGGACGACGGCGCGGTGGCTCCGATTCGAAATCCTTTTTTATACCATGGACGGAGGTAGAGATGCGCCGCCTTAGCTCAGACTGGGAGAGCACTCGACTGAAGATCGAGCTGTCCCCGGTTCAAATCCGGGAGGCGGCATTTCTGTCGCGAACAACTCGTGAGCGACAGAAATGGAACCCGACCGGTTTGAACCAGACGAGTCGCAGCCCGCGAGCGAAGTCGATCGAAACGGCGGAGCCGTTTCGTGATGACGAGAGAGCTTCGCTCTCTCGAACCACGAGCAGGAACGTCTCGGCGAGGTTCAAATTCGGGAGGTGGCGCTTCTGCTGGACCCGAAATCACGTGTCCGGCGAGTCTCCACGACCGCTATCGGAATGAAGAAAGAATCATATGTTGTCGACCGAGTGACAGCCCAATGCGCGAACGGATCTACAGCATCGACGCCGTTCGAGCCGTCGCGATGGCGTTCATCGTCGCCATCCACGCCGATCTGTTCCGAGGGCTCGGTGCGACCGGGAACGCCGTCAATCTCGTCATCGACACGGTGGGCCGGTTCGCGGTTCCGTTTTTCTTCCTGACGTCAGGGTACCTCTTCGCTCGCAAGTGTACGCGTACGGAGCCCGCGGCCTACGTCAGGGCCCACCTCGAGCGAGTCGGTTCGATCTACGGCTACGCGGTGCTGGGTTACTTCCCGCTCGTTCTCCTCGTGGCCGCGGGCGGGACCGCTCGAGCGGGCGGCGACGTGTCGAGTG
It encodes the following:
- a CDS encoding DUF7344 domain-containing protein, giving the protein MEALASSQEEQELSADTILELLANRRRRYLLYALRGQEDPIELSALAEQVAGWEHDVPPDEVAKNEYKSVYVSSVQCHVPKLADAGVVDHDEENHTVVLASNFDQLEPYLRVVVKDEPENSTLHAALEHESGDGLLGRVRENVARLKH